From Cygnus atratus isolate AKBS03 ecotype Queensland, Australia chromosome 1, CAtr_DNAZoo_HiC_assembly, whole genome shotgun sequence, the proteins below share one genomic window:
- the GPR85 gene encoding probable G-protein coupled receptor 85 — protein MANYSHAADNILQNLSPLTAFLKLTSLGFIIGVSVVGNLLISILLVKDKTLHRAPYYFLLDLCCSDILRSAICFPFVFTSVKNGSTWTYGTLTCKVIAFLGVLSCFHTAFMLFCISVTRYLAIAHHRFYTKRLTFWTCLAVICMVWTLSVAMAFPPVLDVGTYSFIREEDQCTFQHRSFRANDSLGFMLLLALILLATQLVYLKLIFFVHDRRKMKPVQFVAAVSQNWTFHGPGASGQAAANWLAGFGRGPTPPTLLGIRQNANTTGRRRLLVLDEFKMEKRISRMFYIMTFLFLTLWGPYLVACYWRVFARGPVVPGGFLTAAVWMSFAQAGINPFVCIFSNRELRRCFSTTLLYCRKSRLPREPYCVI, from the coding sequence ATGGCGAACTACAGCCATGCAGCTGacaacattttacaaaatctctctcctttaacagcttttctgaaactgaCTTCACTGGGTTTCATAATAGGAGTCAGTGTGGTGGGTAACCTTCTGATCTCCATTTTGCTAGTCAAAGATAAGACCTTGCATAGAGCTCCTTACTACTTCCTGTTGGATCTTTGCTGCTCAGATATCCTCAGATCTGCAATTtgtttcccatttgttttcACCTCTGTAAAAAATGGCTCTACTTGGACGTATGGGACTCTTACTTGCAAAGTGATTGCCTTTTTGGGGGTTTTGTCCTGCTTTCACACTGCTTTCATGTTGTTCTGCATAAGCGTCACCAGATACTTAGCTATTGCCCACCACCGTTTTTATACGAAAAGGCTGACCTTCTGGACTTGTTTGGCCGTTATCTGTATGGTGTGGACCCTCTCTGTAGCCATGGCTTTCCCCCCAGTTTTAGATGTGGGCACCTACTCGTTCATTAGGGAGGAAGACCAATGCACTTTCCAGCATCGTTCCTTCAGGGCTAATGATTCTTTGGGATTTATGCTTCTTCTTGCCCTCATCCTCCTAGCCACACAGCTTGTCTACCTCAAGCTGATATTTTTTGTTCACGACCgcaggaaaatgaagccagtCCAGTTTGTTGCAGCAGTGAGCCAGAACTGGACTTTCCATGGTCCTGGAGCGAGCGGTCAAGCGGCTGCTAATTGGCTGGCTGGATTTGGAAGGGGTCCCACACCGCCAACCTTGTTGGGAATCAGGCAAAACGCGAACACcacaggcaggagaaggctACTGGTTTTAGACGAGTTCAAAATGGAGAAGAGAATCAGCAGAATGTTCTACATCATGACATTCCTCTTTCTGACCTTGTGGGGTCCCTATTTGGTAGCCTGTTACTGGAGAGTTTTTGCAAGAGGGCCTGTAGTACCAGGGGGATTTCTAACGGCCGCTGTCTGGATGAGTTTTGCCCAAGCTGGAATCAATCcttttgtctgcattttctcCAACAGGGAGCTGAGGCGCTGTTTCAGCACAACCCTTCTTTACTGCAGAAAATCCAGGTTACCAAGGGAACCTTACTGTGTTATATGA